A stretch of Imperialibacter roseus DNA encodes these proteins:
- a CDS encoding helix-turn-helix domain-containing protein, which yields MEEYNKIIESLSIRFIKARHTNVIQSVTVENFYDVENTIFLVHKGVLKFGKDKEEVNAGEVLFVPGGKMASITYGSGKAISLSNDDFLNNKEKYLESVKGYSQEEETRDNFSYITFEAKVFDTVNFFASLDIPPFVMKDPMMGALIQDIVVEHFSGKLGRDRIVKLETDRLVVQAIRYIIQHNLYVEQLATNSNYFKDPRLIDIFAYIKDNLGDDLSNKILANVANVSEDYVGQYFKMLTGINPQDYIEYQRMEKAVNLLRTSKKSIREIGKDVGYKDTAYFCRRFKMMFGIPAGKMRRRESLINV from the coding sequence ATGGAAGAGTATAATAAAATTATTGAATCTCTTAGTATCAGATTTATTAAGGCACGCCACACCAATGTAATTCAATCTGTTACAGTAGAGAATTTTTATGACGTTGAAAACACCATTTTTTTGGTTCACAAGGGGGTTTTGAAGTTTGGTAAGGACAAAGAAGAGGTGAATGCCGGCGAGGTGCTTTTCGTGCCGGGCGGTAAAATGGCGTCTATTACTTATGGCTCAGGAAAGGCCATCAGCTTGTCTAATGACGACTTTTTGAACAACAAAGAGAAGTACCTGGAGAGCGTGAAGGGTTATAGCCAGGAGGAAGAAACGAGAGATAATTTTAGCTACATCACTTTCGAAGCAAAAGTATTTGACACAGTCAACTTTTTTGCTTCACTTGACATACCGCCGTTTGTGATGAAAGACCCTATGATGGGTGCTTTGATCCAGGACATTGTTGTTGAGCACTTTTCCGGAAAGCTGGGCAGGGATAGAATTGTGAAGCTTGAAACGGATAGATTGGTGGTGCAGGCCATCAGATATATCATTCAACACAACCTGTATGTGGAGCAGCTGGCTACCAATAGCAATTACTTCAAGGATCCTCGCCTGATAGATATCTTTGCCTATATCAAGGATAATCTGGGTGACGACCTTTCCAATAAGATTTTGGCCAATGTTGCCAATGTTTCGGAGGATTATGTGGGGCAGTACTTCAAAATGCTGACCGGCATTAACCCGCAGGACTACATCGAGTACCAGCGAATGGAAAAGGCAGTTAACCTTTTGCGAACCTCAAAGAAAAGCATTAGAGAAATAGGTAAGGATGTGGGATATAAAGACACGGCGTATTTTTGCCGTCGTTTCAAAATGATGTTTGGAATCCCTGCAGGTAAAATGCGAAGGAGAGAGTCTTTAATTAATGTTTAA
- a CDS encoding geranylgeranylglyceryl/heptaprenylglyceryl phosphate synthase, giving the protein MNHLLSQLTQKSNEGKRSLGILIDPDKVSDNSACLRVINMCVENKVDYILVGGSLMTKNNFSQIIQLIKANSSIPVIIFPGNYYQIDSNADAILFLSLISGRNPEYLIGQHVIAAPILKRTHLEVIPVGYMLVNSGHATAASYISNTTPIPTDKVSIAVSTAMAGEMLGLQIIYMDAGSGAEAPIPPKVITAVKKNINVPLIVGGGISSVHLAIQALQAGADMLILGNSVEENPNLLIEVSERIHHLNQKPLNIN; this is encoded by the coding sequence ATGAACCACCTACTGAGTCAACTGACACAGAAGAGCAACGAAGGTAAACGTTCCCTGGGCATATTAATTGACCCTGACAAGGTGTCGGACAACAGCGCTTGCCTCAGGGTGATTAACATGTGTGTAGAAAATAAGGTTGACTATATTCTTGTGGGTGGCAGCCTGATGACCAAGAATAATTTTAGCCAGATCATCCAGCTCATCAAAGCGAATTCCAGCATTCCGGTGATCATTTTTCCAGGCAACTACTATCAAATAGACTCCAATGCCGACGCCATTCTTTTTCTTTCTTTGATCTCAGGAAGGAACCCGGAGTATCTGATAGGCCAGCATGTGATAGCTGCACCCATTTTAAAAAGAACACACCTTGAAGTAATACCAGTGGGGTATATGCTGGTGAACAGCGGCCATGCTACGGCTGCGAGCTACATCAGCAACACCACGCCCATTCCCACGGACAAGGTAAGCATCGCTGTTTCTACAGCAATGGCCGGCGAAATGCTCGGTTTACAAATAATTTATATGGACGCTGGCAGCGGGGCAGAGGCACCTATTCCACCCAAAGTAATTACTGCCGTCAAGAAAAATATTAATGTGCCTTTAATCGTCGGTGGGGGAATCAGCTCGGTTCATTTGGCCATACAGGCCCTTCAGGCTGGAGCCGACATGCTTATTCTGGGCAACAGTGTGGAGGAAAACCCAAATCTATTGATTGAAGTATCGGAAAGAATTCATCACCTCAATCAAAAGCCTTTAAACATTAATTAA